Proteins from one Oscillatoria nigro-viridis PCC 7112 genomic window:
- a CDS encoding Npun_R2821/Npun_R2822 family protein has product MNRGIYIVANDRVIESAIALLNSIRLYNCQVPVFLIPFDDNYQQVAAALSSLHGVQLFPNLEFVEQFTREIGQMFDRNFLALPNKMRKLAAWFGPLDEFLYIDTDIIVFEDIAANLNKLSEVDFFCCDYHHLSEKLRNVFSPAVKEQNIFTDSQLQDVFNSGFWASRKGTITESQMYEILLECSQHREYFDFTQNVTDQPILNYIILKLIPQRCNLVKDSATEPGSWAGSKHFQEIDYVLYDKGKRLKYIHWAGIPIKSGSPYWKLWKHYRYLNEEKPNLVQRIFRYLQG; this is encoded by the coding sequence ATGAATCGCGGTATTTATATTGTTGCGAACGATCGGGTGATCGAAAGTGCGATCGCCCTTTTAAACAGCATACGTCTGTATAATTGTCAAGTACCTGTTTTTCTGATTCCCTTCGACGACAATTATCAGCAAGTCGCAGCCGCACTCAGCAGTCTCCACGGGGTGCAATTATTCCCAAATCTGGAGTTTGTGGAACAGTTTACCAGAGAAATTGGCCAAATGTTCGATCGCAACTTTTTAGCCCTTCCCAACAAAATGCGAAAACTCGCCGCCTGGTTTGGCCCCCTTGACGAATTTCTGTACATCGATACCGATATCATCGTCTTTGAAGACATCGCAGCCAACTTAAACAAACTATCAGAAGTAGACTTTTTTTGCTGCGACTACCACCACCTCAGCGAAAAACTGCGAAATGTATTTTCACCCGCTGTAAAAGAACAAAATATCTTTACAGACTCCCAGCTTCAAGATGTATTCAACAGCGGTTTTTGGGCCTCCAGAAAAGGAACTATTACAGAATCGCAAATGTATGAGATTTTGCTAGAATGTTCGCAGCATCGAGAATATTTTGACTTTACTCAAAATGTCACAGACCAACCTATACTAAATTATATCATTCTTAAACTGATTCCCCAACGCTGCAATCTTGTTAAAGATTCAGCAACCGAACCCGGAAGCTGGGCGGGTTCCAAGCATTTTCAAGAAATAGATTATGTTCTTTATGACAAAGGCAAAAGGTTAAAATATATTCACTGGGCTGGAATACCAATTAAATCGGGTAGTCCTTATTGGAAACTGTGGAAACATTATCGTTATCTCAATGAGGAAAAACCAAATTTAGTGCAAAGAATATTTCGATATTTGCAGGGATAA
- a CDS encoding formylglycine-generating enzyme family protein, protein MTENQNQPREYDAVLGGQNPPPLSAAILGGIPGVKSRLASPILEVKIAALSEALKYGDAGLDLIIGALQDESMAVKFAAYSLLKDRDEPNIKQQLQKYLPIFDFDVITVDSYGKENRRSRHYAHFFAEDLGNGVVLEMVSIPGGTFMMGSPATEEGRDNCESPQHQVTVPAFYAGKYPITQAQWQEVMGNNPCLLKREKLPVVGVCWPDAVEFCGKLSQKTGKKYRLLSEAEWEYACRAGTTTPFHFGETITPELVNDVNYDGNRPYANVPKSLYPEQTTYVGSFPPNAFGLYDMHGQVWEWCSDRWHSNYNGAPTDGSSWETGTDNNRVQRGGSWFHLAVNCRCAFRLSDSGGNSSRWSWMGFRVAVASVSPSA, encoded by the coding sequence ATGACAGAAAACCAAAATCAACCCAGAGAATACGATGCCGTACTCGGCGGTCAAAATCCTCCTCCCCTCAGTGCTGCTATTTTAGGCGGGATTCCCGGCGTTAAGAGTCGTTTGGCTTCACCGATTCTTGAGGTAAAAATTGCTGCACTGTCTGAAGCGCTGAAATATGGAGATGCAGGTTTAGATTTAATAATTGGGGCACTGCAAGATGAATCAATGGCGGTGAAGTTTGCAGCCTATTCGCTGCTGAAGGATAGAGATGAACCAAATATAAAACAGCAGTTACAAAAATATTTGCCTATTTTTGACTTTGATGTAATAACAGTTGATTCGTATGGAAAAGAAAACCGTCGCAGCCGTCATTATGCTCACTTCTTCGCAGAAGACTTAGGGAACGGAGTTGTGCTGGAAATGGTATCGATTCCCGGCGGCACTTTTATGATGGGCTCGCCAGCAACAGAGGAAGGTAGAGACAATTGTGAAAGTCCGCAGCATCAAGTAACAGTACCCGCTTTTTATGCAGGCAAATATCCCATCACCCAAGCACAGTGGCAAGAAGTGATGGGAAACAACCCATGTTTGTTAAAACGTGAAAAACTTCCTGTGGTAGGTGTATGCTGGCCAGATGCTGTCGAATTCTGTGGCAAACTATCGCAAAAAACCGGGAAAAAGTATCGTCTCCTTAGTGAAGCAGAATGGGAATACGCCTGTCGCGCGGGAACAACAACCCCATTTCATTTTGGGGAAACCATTACCCCGGAATTAGTCAACGATGTTAACTATGACGGAAACAGACCCTACGCAAATGTACCCAAGTCACTTTACCCCGAACAAACAACCTATGTAGGGAGTTTTCCTCCTAATGCCTTTGGGCTGTACGATATGCACGGTCAGGTTTGGGAATGGTGCAGCGATAGGTGGCACAGCAACTATAACGGCGCACCAACTGACGGAAGTTCCTGGGAAACTGGCACAGATAATAACCGAGTGCAGCGTGGAGGTTCTTGGTTCCACCTTGCGGTCAATTGCCGCTGTGCCTTTCGCTTGTCGGACTCGGGGGGCAACAGCAGTAGGTGGAGTTGGATGGGTTTTCGCGTAGCGGTAGCGTCGGTTTCTCCCTCGGCATAG
- a CDS encoding Npun_R2821/Npun_R2822 family protein: MNGICTLANDTVYDQLIALLNSIEVILGSNIPVCIYPFDDQIEQITTEIVNRPNVFIYEDSASIQRWDKFMQAAAPERLNRKKFRLYGAHRRFCAFDGPFDKFIYMDADTLVMNSLDAVFQKLESSDFVVYDFQFRDPTKVYNIQSPKLLEVFEQNRIDSEIFCSGFYASKQGLFEQNTREWLLAQLQSGDAEILYAGAGEQPLLNYMVMKTGMNSYNFACSLPDGKKTGCSVTSKHFEEQDKILYDKGNRLTYIHYIGVQPDLIRRVCAGENIEFPYRDLFLHYRYLREPSKRPIFAEPPKSYTEVSAPNLLKRVLRRLRINV; encoded by the coding sequence ATGAATGGAATTTGCACGCTAGCCAACGACACAGTTTACGACCAACTAATTGCCTTGCTCAACAGTATTGAAGTTATCTTAGGCTCAAATATTCCTGTCTGCATTTATCCTTTCGATGACCAGATAGAGCAAATTACAACTGAAATTGTTAACCGTCCCAACGTCTTTATTTATGAAGATAGCGCCTCAATTCAGCGATGGGACAAATTCATGCAAGCAGCCGCACCAGAGCGTTTGAACCGCAAAAAATTCCGGCTTTACGGCGCGCACCGGCGGTTTTGCGCTTTCGACGGCCCGTTTGACAAGTTTATCTATATGGATGCGGATACTTTGGTGATGAATTCTCTTGATGCGGTTTTTCAGAAGTTAGAGTCATCGGATTTTGTGGTTTATGATTTTCAATTTCGCGACCCGACTAAAGTATACAATATTCAGTCGCCAAAACTGCTAGAAGTTTTTGAGCAAAATCGCATCGACTCGGAAATATTTTGTTCTGGATTTTACGCCAGCAAGCAAGGATTGTTTGAGCAAAATACTAGGGAATGGCTGTTAGCTCAACTGCAATCGGGCGATGCGGAAATTCTCTATGCAGGTGCGGGAGAACAGCCGTTGCTCAATTATATGGTAATGAAAACGGGGATGAATAGCTATAATTTTGCTTGTAGCCTCCCGGATGGCAAAAAAACTGGGTGCAGCGTCACTTCTAAACATTTTGAAGAGCAAGATAAAATTTTGTACGACAAAGGAAACCGACTTACTTATATTCATTATATTGGCGTGCAGCCGGATTTAATTCGGAGAGTTTGTGCGGGCGAAAATATTGAGTTTCCCTATCGCGATTTGTTCCTGCATTACCGCTATCTCCGCGAACCGTCAAAGCGTCCGATTTTTGCGGAACCCCCAAAGTCTTATACTGAGGTTTCTGCGCCGAATTTGTTAAAAAGGGTATTGAGAAGGTTGAGGATAAATGTATGA
- a CDS encoding ABC transporter ATP-binding protein translates to MSANKLLLKFARRYPGRIFLTVMLGFSGALFNGISTTLIVPVLLSFLEEAIELRGAPPLIKTLMYPFEGMPGNQRLMLMTGAIVLAIFLKNVASYINTLVATSLTRALTFDLREAGLRLLLEVDLDFYSKTKVGDLINRLGGEIGRTASAVGTAIGMFTTSITVLVFVGMLLSISWKLTVTATVLLALVAWTNQYIINRSKHFGHLLSEMSKDYSVRVLETITGIRLVKSTGNEEREYQRIKHLIQRREQADFQAQVNYAAIAPINEVVNLIVIILIVFIGRTIFANEIESIATILLTYLLVLFRLIPLISQLNSGRSQFANTSASVEVVNDFLSCEDKPFMLNGSVPYTHLRSGIHFNKISFSYPNHKNLVLQGIDLFLPHGTTLALVGTSGSGKSTLADLLPRFYDPTEGHISLDGRDLREFDLKSLRQAMGIVSQDTFLFNASVRENIAYARPQATEEEIVEAAKGANAYEFIQLLPEGLDTQIGDRGVILSGGQRQRISIARALLQNPEILILDEATSSLDTVSERYVQAAIEKLSCDRTTLVIAHRLSTVQKADKIAVIDRGQVVEMGSHEDLLAKGGYYTRLYSVQFAEETARDEALIRGSYEIRTRLTPMIAYLKLLVDEMVDSPEERDELIRESFHSAANIFTTLEFIEKTIKRQAIKK, encoded by the coding sequence ATGTCTGCCAATAAGCTACTCCTAAAATTTGCCAGACGATATCCCGGCAGGATTTTCTTAACTGTGATGCTGGGCTTTTCTGGCGCTTTATTCAACGGTATCAGCACTACTCTGATTGTACCAGTGCTTTTAAGTTTTTTAGAGGAAGCTATCGAGCTGCGGGGCGCTCCACCTCTAATTAAAACTTTGATGTATCCCTTTGAGGGAATGCCCGGAAATCAGCGTTTAATGTTGATGACCGGGGCGATTGTGCTGGCAATTTTTTTAAAAAATGTTGCGAGTTATATCAATACTTTAGTAGCTACTTCTCTGACGCGAGCTCTGACTTTTGATTTGCGAGAAGCAGGTTTGCGGTTGTTGTTAGAAGTAGATTTAGATTTTTACTCTAAAACTAAAGTCGGGGATTTAATTAATAGATTGGGTGGAGAGATTGGTCGGACTGCTAGTGCAGTTGGCACGGCAATCGGAATGTTTACTACCTCAATCACGGTTTTGGTGTTTGTGGGCATGCTACTTTCGATCTCGTGGAAACTGACGGTGACAGCTACAGTTTTGCTGGCGTTAGTTGCTTGGACAAATCAATATATTATTAACCGTTCCAAGCATTTTGGCCACCTGCTTTCTGAAATGTCGAAAGATTATTCGGTTAGGGTGCTGGAAACCATTACTGGGATTCGGCTGGTCAAGTCAACGGGGAACGAGGAAAGGGAGTATCAGCGGATCAAGCATTTAATTCAAAGGCGAGAACAAGCGGATTTTCAGGCTCAGGTAAATTATGCGGCGATCGCCCCAATTAACGAAGTTGTTAATTTGATAGTTATAATTTTGATTGTATTTATAGGCCGCACAATATTTGCGAATGAGATAGAGTCTATTGCTACAATTTTATTAACCTATTTATTGGTACTGTTTCGATTGATCCCTTTAATTTCCCAGTTGAATAGCGGGCGCAGTCAATTTGCAAATACGTCGGCTAGTGTAGAGGTGGTTAATGATTTTTTGAGCTGCGAGGACAAGCCATTTATGCTCAACGGTTCTGTGCCTTACACTCATTTGCGATCGGGAATTCATTTTAATAAAATATCTTTTAGTTATCCTAACCACAAAAATTTAGTTTTGCAAGGAATTGATTTATTTCTACCTCACGGCACTACTTTAGCTTTGGTAGGAACTTCGGGTTCTGGCAAGTCAACTTTGGCAGATTTACTGCCGAGATTTTACGATCCTACTGAAGGTCATATCTCGCTAGATGGCAGGGATTTGCGCGAATTTGACCTGAAAAGTCTCAGACAAGCGATGGGTATTGTTAGCCAAGATACGTTTTTGTTTAATGCTTCAGTGCGCGAAAATATTGCTTATGCTAGACCCCAAGCGACTGAGGAAGAAATTGTGGAAGCGGCGAAGGGAGCGAATGCTTACGAGTTTATCCAACTGTTGCCGGAGGGGTTGGATACTCAAATTGGCGATCGGGGCGTGATCTTATCGGGAGGGCAGCGTCAGAGAATTTCAATTGCTAGAGCCCTGCTGCAAAACCCGGAAATCTTAATTTTAGATGAGGCAACGAGTTCGCTGGATACGGTTTCGGAAAGGTACGTGCAAGCGGCGATCGAGAAATTGAGCTGCGATCGCACAACCTTGGTAATCGCCCACCGCCTCTCCACAGTCCAAAAAGCCGATAAAATCGCCGTGATCGATCGCGGACAAGTAGTAGAAATGGGTTCCCACGAAGACTTGCTAGCAAAAGGAGGTTACTACACTCGCTTGTATTCAGTGCAATTTGCCGAAGAAACCGCTCGCGATGAAGCTCTAATTAGAGGTTCTTACGAAATTCGCACTCGCCTGACTCCCATGATAGCTTACCTCAAATTGCTAGTAGATGAAATGGTAGACTCTCCCGAAGAAAGAGACGAGTTAATCAGAGAATCATTTCACTCTGCTGCTAATATTTTCACGACTTTAGAATTTATAGAAAAAACTATTAAGCGTCAAGCTATTAAAAAGTAG
- a CDS encoding glycosyltransferase family 4 protein yields MPHPPSPMPKYYVFFTRNVLPQPNVASLVQVAHSANAAANLGYPAVLVYLRKGWTAWNPVDLLRPFQPRKPDDQLAKIYNIQDKLKVADLPMPWPIDLWDSKWTSSSTIVSKYYLPIHLLKSTKIVHTRDWNFVKAAIKNGIPAIYEQHHHEEKNFQPEVVRNPLFQIAVTVADTVRDSMIKNGMPPEKVITLHNGFNHLFLARQTEAALNWRQQLLEDGRQYLAVYAGGLYPFKGVDMLVDVAKELPLVQFAIAGGDSSQVTAYQQLAKDKQVNNIKFLGYLPQNQLASLLQAADVLTHPHCLTEAATFTSPLKFFDYMASGTPIVATEIASLREFKSGNIAATWCEPDNPHQFAQSIRDCLTKYPRKIEGYAETLNFVKQFSWENRIERILSYVDKEVRSQIIH; encoded by the coding sequence ATGCCCCATCCCCCATCCCCCATGCCCAAATATTATGTATTTTTTACCAGAAATGTCTTGCCGCAACCCAATGTAGCGAGCTTAGTTCAAGTTGCACACTCTGCCAATGCCGCAGCAAACCTCGGTTATCCAGCAGTTTTGGTATACCTCCGCAAAGGATGGACTGCTTGGAATCCCGTTGATTTACTTCGTCCTTTTCAACCGAGGAAACCGGATGACCAACTTGCCAAAATTTACAATATTCAAGATAAATTAAAAGTAGCAGATTTACCGATGCCGTGGCCGATCGACCTTTGGGACAGCAAGTGGACGAGTTCGAGTACAATAGTATCAAAATACTACTTACCAATTCACCTCCTTAAATCCACTAAAATTGTCCACACCCGCGACTGGAACTTTGTCAAAGCTGCCATTAAAAACGGGATTCCCGCTATCTACGAACAGCACCACCACGAAGAGAAAAATTTTCAACCTGAAGTCGTTCGCAATCCTCTATTTCAAATTGCTGTAACAGTTGCCGATACTGTCCGAGACAGCATGATTAAGAATGGGATGCCACCGGAAAAAGTAATTACGCTGCACAACGGTTTTAACCATTTGTTTCTCGCCCGACAAACAGAAGCTGCCCTGAATTGGCGACAGCAATTATTAGAAGATGGAAGACAGTATTTAGCAGTTTATGCGGGAGGACTTTACCCGTTTAAAGGTGTCGATATGCTAGTGGATGTGGCTAAGGAATTGCCGCTGGTTCAATTTGCGATCGCAGGCGGTGATTCATCCCAAGTAACAGCCTACCAGCAATTAGCCAAAGACAAGCAAGTTAACAACATTAAATTTCTCGGCTACCTGCCTCAAAATCAACTAGCTAGCTTGCTGCAAGCAGCCGATGTTTTGACTCACCCGCACTGTTTGACAGAGGCCGCGACGTTCACATCTCCTTTAAAATTCTTTGATTATATGGCATCCGGTACTCCGATTGTGGCGACGGAGATTGCCTCTTTAAGGGAATTTAAATCGGGAAACATAGCAGCAACTTGGTGCGAACCGGATAACCCGCACCAGTTCGCGCAAAGCATTCGAGATTGTTTAACAAAATATCCGAGGAAAATCGAAGGTTATGCAGAAACATTAAATTTTGTCAAGCAATTTTCCTGGGAAAATAGGATAGAGAGAATTTTAAGTTATGTCGATAAAGAAGTGCGATCGCAAATCATTCATTAA
- a CDS encoding glycosyltransferase family 10 domain-containing protein encodes MNQKIIGTITTYPGMSQSDWLWQQTPHNFGKWGNIQMLANHPEPEFLLMYQFDFPQPSKNQSWIDKIRRPSPKNPENDIREKFRGVPKERIIYLIREPPLPEVIEITKANYEQAKLYCGYVSGPDDFAPKPDYMPAIWYHSNSFRELDEMPPPAKTKSCSWITSGVSRSANHRHRLDFIKLLQERELDFDLYGRNLPTWAQGNGTVNNKWHAVAPYYYNLAIENYAENDWYVSEKLWDALLAWCLPIYYGGSAADKLLPAGSFLRLPSLDEKGVEFIKEVVATADYWHEARDKIAEARQIILHELNLLNWLSNFVSQEIT; translated from the coding sequence ATGAACCAAAAAATCATCGGCACAATCACCACCTATCCAGGCATGAGTCAAAGCGACTGGCTGTGGCAACAAACCCCCCACAACTTCGGCAAATGGGGCAACATTCAAATGCTAGCAAATCACCCAGAGCCAGAGTTTTTACTCATGTATCAATTCGACTTTCCCCAACCTTCCAAAAATCAATCCTGGATCGACAAAATTCGCCGTCCCAGCCCCAAAAATCCCGAAAACGACATTCGAGAAAAATTTCGCGGTGTCCCCAAAGAACGCATAATTTACCTGATCCGCGAGCCGCCATTACCAGAAGTTATTGAAATTACCAAAGCCAACTACGAACAAGCCAAACTTTATTGCGGTTACGTTTCCGGGCCAGACGACTTCGCACCAAAACCCGATTATATGCCCGCGATTTGGTATCACTCTAACTCGTTTCGAGAACTGGATGAAATGCCGCCACCAGCTAAAACTAAATCCTGTTCTTGGATAACTTCAGGTGTTAGCCGCAGCGCCAATCACCGCCACCGATTAGATTTTATCAAATTGCTGCAAGAACGAGAATTAGATTTTGACCTTTACGGGCGAAACTTGCCAACATGGGCACAGGGAAACGGCACTGTAAACAATAAATGGCACGCCGTCGCACCATACTATTACAACTTAGCGATTGAAAATTATGCAGAAAACGATTGGTATGTCAGCGAGAAGCTTTGGGATGCTTTATTAGCTTGGTGTTTGCCAATTTATTACGGCGGTTCGGCGGCGGATAAGTTGTTGCCGGCGGGGAGTTTTCTGCGGCTGCCGAGTTTGGATGAGAAAGGAGTAGAATTTATTAAAGAGGTTGTAGCTACTGCGGATTATTGGCATGAAGCCAGGGATAAAATTGCCGAAGCCAGACAAATCATTCTCCACGAATTGAACTTGCTCAATTGGCTGTCTAACTTTGTATCTCAGGAAATAACATAA